Proteins encoded together in one Ferroglobus placidus DSM 10642 window:
- the cooS gene encoding anaerobic carbon-monoxide dehydrogenase catalytic subunit, whose translation MIKKLKEEGILLVWDRLKEQEPQCGYCSLGLSCRNCAMGPCRIDPFGEGPQKGVCGADADVIVARNLARAVASGAASHSDHGRDLVEVLARVGKVKAYSVKDAEKLKKVAQEYGINTNKSVEEIAFELAEAMLEDFGSKKEKIQFVNRAPKKRIELWEKLGIIPRGIDREVVEIMHRTHMGVDNDPVNILLQCLRTALADGFGGSMIATEVSDILFGTPEPKMSEINLATLKENEVNIVLHGHNPIVSDAIVEAASDEELLKLAKEYGAEGINLAGLCCTGNEVLMRKGIPMAGNHLIQELVIGTGVVDVIVVDYQCIMPAIVDVAKCYHTEVVTTSPKAKFKGAIHIEFTPENAHEKAKEVVKLAIERFRERKAELVKIPNVKPNKLMTGFSVEAILKVLGGTLQPLIDAIKNGSIRGVVGSVGCNNPKVKQDYSHITLAKRLIENDVLVVDTGCAAVADAKAGLKVPEAAELAGEELRKVCESLGIPPVLHFGSCVDNSRILVALSALANELGVDISDLPAAGAAMEWYSEKAIAIGAYFVASGLLVVLGVPPPIYGSKLVLDVLTSKVEELTGGKFVVEPDPEKAAEIIIKHIEDKRRKLGI comes from the coding sequence ATGATTAAAAAACTGAAAGAAGAGGGGATTTTACTTGTTTGGGACAGATTGAAAGAGCAGGAGCCACAGTGCGGTTACTGCTCCTTGGGTTTAAGTTGCAGAAACTGTGCCATGGGTCCTTGCAGAATAGATCCCTTCGGCGAAGGACCTCAAAAAGGTGTCTGCGGTGCTGATGCAGATGTGATAGTGGCAAGAAATCTTGCAAGAGCGGTAGCCAGCGGAGCAGCATCCCACAGCGACCACGGCAGGGATTTGGTGGAGGTTCTCGCGAGGGTTGGAAAAGTTAAAGCGTATTCCGTGAAAGATGCTGAAAAACTCAAAAAAGTTGCCCAAGAATACGGAATAAATACAAATAAAAGTGTTGAAGAGATAGCTTTCGAACTTGCGGAGGCTATGCTTGAAGATTTTGGATCGAAGAAGGAGAAGATACAGTTTGTTAATAGAGCTCCGAAAAAGCGAATTGAGCTATGGGAAAAGCTTGGTATAATCCCGAGGGGGATTGACAGAGAAGTCGTTGAAATTATGCACAGAACTCATATGGGAGTCGACAACGACCCCGTCAACATTCTGCTTCAGTGCCTCAGAACTGCATTGGCGGACGGTTTCGGAGGATCGATGATTGCTACGGAAGTTTCGGACATTTTGTTTGGCACGCCGGAGCCCAAGATGTCCGAGATTAATTTAGCAACTTTGAAGGAGAACGAGGTCAACATAGTTTTGCACGGTCACAATCCAATCGTTTCTGACGCAATCGTAGAAGCGGCTTCTGACGAGGAGTTGTTAAAACTTGCGAAGGAATATGGAGCTGAAGGAATAAACTTGGCGGGACTTTGTTGTACCGGTAATGAAGTTCTAATGCGCAAGGGAATTCCAATGGCTGGCAACCATCTAATTCAGGAGCTTGTTATCGGAACCGGAGTTGTTGATGTAATTGTGGTGGATTACCAGTGCATCATGCCAGCTATCGTCGACGTGGCTAAGTGCTACCACACAGAAGTAGTTACCACTTCTCCCAAAGCGAAGTTTAAGGGAGCGATTCACATAGAGTTTACTCCGGAAAACGCCCATGAAAAAGCAAAAGAAGTAGTTAAGCTTGCTATAGAAAGGTTCAGAGAAAGAAAAGCGGAACTCGTAAAGATTCCCAATGTTAAGCCGAACAAGTTGATGACAGGTTTCTCAGTTGAAGCGATTCTAAAAGTTTTAGGAGGAACGCTGCAGCCTTTGATTGATGCAATAAAAAATGGAAGTATTAGAGGAGTAGTAGGCTCGGTTGGATGTAACAATCCGAAGGTTAAGCAGGATTATTCTCACATAACTCTCGCAAAAAGACTGATAGAGAATGACGTACTCGTTGTTGACACTGGATGCGCAGCGGTTGCCGATGCTAAAGCTGGATTGAAGGTTCCGGAAGCTGCCGAATTGGCAGGAGAAGAATTGAGAAAAGTTTGCGAGTCTCTCGGCATACCTCCCGTGTTGCACTTCGGATCGTGCGTGGACAATTCAAGAATACTCGTAGCTCTTTCAGCACTTGCAAACGAATTGGGGGTGGATATTAGCGATCTACCAGCTGCAGGCGCTGCTATGGAATGGTACTCGGAGAAAGCAATTGCGATAGGAGCTTACTTCGTTGCTTCTGGTTTATTAGTCGTTTTAGGCGTCCCTCCACCGATTTACGGAAGCAAGCTTGTTCTCGACGTTCTTACAAGCAAAGTAGAAGAGCTTACGGGAGGGAAATTCGTTGTTGAGCCAGACCCTGAAAAAGCTGCTGAAATTATAATTAAACACATCGAGGATAAAAGGAGAAAGCTGGGGATATGA